The sequence CGTCGGCATCCTCGGCCTCGGTCGCATCGGCCGTGGCGTGGCGCAACGGCTCTCGGGCTGGGAGACCCGCATCCTTGCCTACGATCCCTTCCTGAAGGAAGCGCCTCCAGGCATCGAACTCGTCGACTTCTTCACCCTGGTGGAGCAATCCGACTTCCTGACGCTGCACGCAACGCCGAGCCCGGAAAACCATCACATCCTGAACGCCGCCGCGTTCGCGAAGATGAAACCGTCAGCCATCGTCGTCAACACCGGGCGCGGATCGCTGATCGACTACACAGCCCTGCGCGCAGCGCTGGTCAATGGCCAAATCGCGGGTGCGGCGCTCGACGTGTTCGACCAGGAGCCGCCGAAGACCGACGATCCGTTGTTTTCGCTACCCAACGTCTTGTGCACGCCGCATGTCGCGGCCTGGACCACAGAAGGAACTCAGGCTATCGGCTGGCATGCGGCCAAGAACCTGTGGGCCATGATGAGCGGCGAAGGACAAGCCGATATCGTCAACCCGCAAGCAAAGCAGCGCAGGAGTGCGGCCTCGGTCAGCGACGTGTGACTTCAGAGGTTGCGTGAATGGCCAACCCCTTCTGCCTCAATTGTTGGACCGCAAGGCCATCATGGTGAATCCTGAACTTTGCCGAGGAATAGGTCCAGGCTTCACCAGATTACCGACCGGTCGATTTCGCCGAGGCGCGCCCGGCCGGTTAGCGCCATTGCCATCTCGAAGTCACGGCGAAGCAGGTTGACGCAGTGGGCTACGCCCTCGGCACCAGCCGTTGCTAGGGCGTAGACATAAGGGCGGCCAATCATGACAGCGCTTGCCCCTAGCGCAATCGCCTTCAAAACGTCGGTGCCACGCCTAACGCCGCCATCGAGGATGATGGGGATCCGGCCGGCCACCCGCTCCGCGATGGCGGGCAGGGCGTCGATGGCTGCCGGCAGTGTGTCGAG comes from Mesorhizobium japonicum MAFF 303099 and encodes:
- a CDS encoding NAD(P)-dependent oxidoreductase, which gives rise to MLAVAKQLGTWTPELMRRGGWRGLTHGATLRGATVGILGLGRIGRGVAQRLSGWETRILAYDPFLKEAPPGIELVDFFTLVEQSDFLTLHATPSPENHHILNAAAFAKMKPSAIVVNTGRGSLIDYTALRAALVNGQIAGAALDVFDQEPPKTDDPLFSLPNVLCTPHVAAWTTEGTQAIGWHAAKNLWAMMSGEGQADIVNPQAKQRRSAASVSDV